AGTCATTAATCGGTCTTATGGTTTCGGTTTTCGCGGTTACCTTGCTCATACTGCTTTTCCGGTACACAAAGATCGGACTCGCCATGCGGGCGACCGCTGAGGACCTTCAGGTGGTCCAGAGTCTCGGCATCAGGGCGACTACGGTTTACGCGGTTTCATGGGTGATCGCCTCCGTCGTTGGGGTGATCGGCGGTATCCTCCTCGGTGGGGTGTCAGGCGTGATGATACCGCTTGCTGAAATAGGCCTCAAGGCCTTCGCCGTGGTCTTGCTCGGCGGTGTGGACTCTGTGGGCGGGGCCATCGTGGCCGGTATTATACTCGGCATGCTTGAGAATGTGGCGGCGGGCTATCTGGATCCGCTCTTGCCGGGCGGAGGATTAGCCCAGGTATTTCCCTTTGCAATAATGATCTTCGTGCTCATCTTCAGGCCCTACGGTCTATTCGGTATGGCCAGGATAGAAAGGATATAGCAAATGAGCTTACGTGGCGGAACCTTTCACGAAAACTACGCGCAGGACATGGCTGTTATCCACGGCAGGTCCCAATGGACGCTTCTTGCCGCTTTCATCGTCCTGCTTCTTCTCTGCCCCCTGTTTTGCAGCGACAGGATACTCACCGTCATGACCATGATCTGTATCGCCATCATCAGTGTTCATGGCCTCAACATCTTAACGGGGTATTGCGGCCAGATCTCCATGGGGCACGTGGGTTTCATGGCGGTAGGTGCGTACGTTTCCGGCATACTCACCGCAAAATATGGCTGGCCATTCTTTGGCGCTCTGCCTTGTGCTGCTCTGGCGGCCGGCGTGGCGGGGTTGATCTTCGGCCTGCCTTCATTGAAAATCAGGGGTTTTTATCTGATTATGGCGACGATAGCCGCACACTTCATTATTATGTGGCTTGTACTTCAGGCGAGAACTTTCACCGGCGGGTCTGACGGCCTGCCCGTGCCAAAACCCTCCATCGGTAGTTTTGTATTTAACACCAAGGCGAGTTATTACTATCTCGTAATGATCATTGCGTGCATTGCCACGTATTTTGCAGTCAACATAACGAGAACGAGGGCAGGCAGGGCGTTTGTGGCGATCAGGGACAACGATCTTGCCGCCGAGGTCATGGGGATCAGCCTTTGGAGCTACAAACTGCAGGCGTTCTTTATCGGCTGTGTTTACGCCGGTGTGGCCGGGGCACTTCTCGTTCACTACTACGGTTTAGCGAGTATTGACCAATTCCCGTTCATGGATTCTGTCTGGTACATAGGCATGCTGATTGTCGGCGGCATGGGCAGCATCGCCGGGGCCATCTTGGGCGCCGTATCGCTCAAACTTCTCGATGAGTTGATCACGGTGGTCGGCCCTATCCTCTCCGCTGCCGTGGCTGCTCAGGCAGCCGCTGCACTGGCTCTTATCGCCCGGGGCATGGTCATTATCCTCTTTCTGATTCTTGAATCCCGTGGGCTTGCTCACAGATGGGGGATGATCAAGACATATTGCAGACTGTGGCCTTTCTCGCATGAAGAATAGGGTCATGCGAGGAGTGTTGATTTGATCGATCGAAAGTATCATAATAGGGTAGCCCTATAAAACAAAAAAGGAGGAGGAAGAAAATGGGTAGAATCGGATCGAAGATCGTGTTTTTTGTGATCGTGCTGCTGGTCGGATTCTTGGCGTTTTCCCCAAGCGGTCAGGCCGCCGGGAGAACGGTGTATGTGGGGGGCACCATGTCGCTTACCGGTCCCTATGCGGAGGATTCGGCTGCGATCTTGCAAGCCTATGAGGACTATGTGAAATACGTCAACGAGACAAAGAACCTGGCCCCGTGGCGAAAGGAGAAATGGCCCAGCGACGTGACCGTAGAACTCCTGTGGCGGGACGATATGCTCCAGCCCGCAAAGGCCCTCTCCATTTACGAGGAGCTTAAGGCCAAGGGAATGCTCGTTTACCGGGCGTCAGGCTCGCCCACGGCACTTGCCCTCAAAGACAGGCTCATGCAGGACGGCTTCGGCGCACCCAGCATGTCTACGGGCGCGTTTCTCATGCAGCCGCCAGGAACCATTCTCACCTATTACCCGATTTATACCGATGATATGGCTGCTGTAGCCGATTGGTTCAAAGAGAACTGGAAGGAAAGGAGAAAACCGAGAGTCGCCTATCTCACCGCGGACAACGCCATGGGCAAGTCCATCGAGATACCGCAGATGAAGGCATATCTAGAGAAGATCGGTTATGAATTTGTCGGCATCCAGTACGTGCCGCTCGTTCCCACCTCTCCTCCTACGACCCAGCTCATGTGGCTCAAGGAAAACAAGGTTGACCTTGCCCTGGGCATTATGGTCAACCCGGGTTCACAGCCCACGGTGAAGGAAATGGTGAGATTGGGTATGGGACCGTATCAGCCGTACAAAATAGTCTTTGCCTGCGGTACGCCGAGCCATCTGCCTGTGTTTGCAGAAGCCATGGGTAAGCTGGGCGACGGATTTGTCGTGGCCGGCGGTTTCCCTCCCTGGGATGATCAGAGCCCTGGAGTAAAGTTTGAGGTCGAGTTGCAGAAAAAGTACCACCCGAACAAATTCGTGAGCCACAGCCAGTATATGGGAGGTTTTATCGAGGTTATGACGCAGATTGAAGCGTTACGGCTTGCCATGCTCAAGAAGCCCCTCGAACAGTTAAAGCCCATCGACGTGCTGAACGACGGTTTCTATCAGATCAAGAATTTCGACACCGGCGGTATTGCCGCTACCCCGCTCAACTACAGCAAAGGCAAGATCGAGGGCATTGACAAGGTCCGGGTCGACCAGCTCCAGAACGGCAAGGTCGTAAAACTCGGCGTCTGGCCGGTGCGAGGCATTTACTAATAGCCGGCATTTCGCTCGTTAGCTGAATTACAATCCGTGGGCCCAAAAACAGGGCCCACGGTTTTTTTGAACCCCGGACCTTCCCCGGGATATGTTTTCGACTTCTGTCTTGTACCGCGAAGCCCGTCCTTATCGCACGCAGCGATTCATGCATTTGATTTCATCCTGTTTTCAAGGTAAATTCTAACGAAGCGGCTCGCATGTGCC
This sequence is a window from Syntrophorhabdaceae bacterium. Protein-coding genes within it:
- a CDS encoding branched-chain amino acid ABC transporter permease, which translates into the protein MNFFLQLIVTGFALGMVYALIAIGFVIILKCSNAFNIAQGHFVLIGGYVGYTFLVPFHLPIWAALLGAIIVAALLGMVIERVCLRPLVGHPELAIIMMTIALATVLEGLVTLIWGGEYKTYHGVLPTLTLKLGQISVPPESLIGLMVSVFAVTLLILLFRYTKIGLAMRATAEDLQVVQSLGIRATTVYAVSWVIASVVGVIGGILLGGVSGVMIPLAEIGLKAFAVVLLGGVDSVGGAIVAGIILGMLENVAAGYLDPLLPGGGLAQVFPFAIMIFVLIFRPYGLFGMARIERI
- a CDS encoding ABC transporter substrate-binding protein — encoded protein: MGRIGSKIVFFVIVLLVGFLAFSPSGQAAGRTVYVGGTMSLTGPYAEDSAAILQAYEDYVKYVNETKNLAPWRKEKWPSDVTVELLWRDDMLQPAKALSIYEELKAKGMLVYRASGSPTALALKDRLMQDGFGAPSMSTGAFLMQPPGTILTYYPIYTDDMAAVADWFKENWKERRKPRVAYLTADNAMGKSIEIPQMKAYLEKIGYEFVGIQYVPLVPTSPPTTQLMWLKENKVDLALGIMVNPGSQPTVKEMVRLGMGPYQPYKIVFACGTPSHLPVFAEAMGKLGDGFVVAGGFPPWDDQSPGVKFEVELQKKYHPNKFVSHSQYMGGFIEVMTQIEALRLAMLKKPLEQLKPIDVLNDGFYQIKNFDTGGIAATPLNYSKGKIEGIDKVRVDQLQNGKVVKLGVWPVRGIY
- a CDS encoding branched-chain amino acid ABC transporter permease, giving the protein MSLRGGTFHENYAQDMAVIHGRSQWTLLAAFIVLLLLCPLFCSDRILTVMTMICIAIISVHGLNILTGYCGQISMGHVGFMAVGAYVSGILTAKYGWPFFGALPCAALAAGVAGLIFGLPSLKIRGFYLIMATIAAHFIIMWLVLQARTFTGGSDGLPVPKPSIGSFVFNTKASYYYLVMIIACIATYFAVNITRTRAGRAFVAIRDNDLAAEVMGISLWSYKLQAFFIGCVYAGVAGALLVHYYGLASIDQFPFMDSVWYIGMLIVGGMGSIAGAILGAVSLKLLDELITVVGPILSAAVAAQAAAALALIARGMVIILFLILESRGLAHRWGMIKTYCRLWPFSHEE